From Musa acuminata AAA Group cultivar baxijiao chromosome BXJ3-8, Cavendish_Baxijiao_AAA, whole genome shotgun sequence, one genomic window encodes:
- the LOC135644526 gene encoding ATP sulfurylase 1, chloroplastic-like yields MNLPAVPVEKSRGDRRGGKDLIFPPAMASMAAFIAVIAPNSLHSISNPLRPQLPARLRRALPPPAPVPVPFAIGKGRSTALRRGAAAASCSLIEPDGGTLVDLVAREGPAREALRRDAARCPQIKLSRIDLEWVHVLSEGWASPLCGFMREAEFLQTLHFNCLRLGDGSIANMSVPIVLAIDDAQKRAIGDRRRIALVDARDKPVAILSDIEIYKHNKEERIARTWGTTAPGLPYVEEAITNAGNWLIGGDLEVIERIKYNDGLDKYRLSPAELREEFSRRNADAVFAFQLRNPVHNGHALLMTDTRRCLLEMGYKNPILLLHPLGGYTKADDVPLHWRMKQHEKVLEDGVLNPETTVVAIFPSPMHYAGPTEVQWHAKSRINAGANFYIVGRDPAGMSHPIEKRDLYDADHGKKVLSMAPGLERLNILPFKVAAYDKKQKKMAFFDPSRHQDFLFISGTKMRTLAKNRENPPDGFMCSGGWDVLVEYYDSVAPQGANKFREAVPA; encoded by the exons ATGAACCTGCCCGCCGTGCCCGTCGAG AAGAGCCGGGGCGATAGAAGGGGGGGAAAAGATCTCATTTTTCCTCCAGCAATGGCTTCCATGGCCGCCTTCATCGCCGTCATAGCCCCAAATTCTCTCCACTCGATCTCCAATCCTCTTAGGCCGCAGCTCCCTGCTCGCCTCCGCCGCGCGCTGCCCCCACCCGCCCCCGTCCCCGTCCCCTTCGCCATCGGCAAAGGCCGGAGCACTGCCCTCCGCCGCGGCGCCGCTGCCGCCTCCTGCAGCCTGATCGAACCCGACGGCGGCACGCTGGTGGACCTCGTTGCGCGGGAGGGCCCGGCGAGGGAGGCGCTCCGCCGGGATGCGGCGCGGTGCCCGCAGATCAAGCTCTCGAGGATCGATCTCGAGTGGGTGCACGTGCTCAGCGAAGGGTGGGCGAGCCCGCTTTGCGGGTTCATGAGGGAAGCTGAGTTCCTCCAAACACTTCATTTCAACTGTCTTCGCCTCGGAGACGGGTCCATCGCCAACATGTCGGTCCCGATAGTGCTCGCGATCGACGACGCCCAGAAACGGGCCATTGGCGACCGCCGCAGGATCGCGCTTGTTGACGCCCGGGACAAGCCGGTCGCCATCTTGAGCGA CATTGAGATCTACAAGCATAACAAAGAAGAACGCATTGCAAGAACATGGGGAACAACAGCTCCTGGGCTGCCATATGTCGAGGAAGCAATAACAAATGCTGGAAACTGGCTAATTGGTGGAGACTTAGAGGTTATAGAACGAATTAAGTACAATGATGGTCTTGATAAATACCGCCTATCGCCAGCTGAACTCCGTGAAGAATTTTCTAGGCGCAATGCAGATGCAGTATTTGCCTTCCAGCTGCGCAATCCCGTACATAATGGCCATGCCTTGCTTATGACAGACACTCGTAGATGCCTTCTTGAAATGGGCTACAAAAACCCAATTCTTTTGCTTCATCCCTTGGGAGGCTATACGAAAGCGGATGATGTACCCCTTCATTGGAGAATGAAGCAACATGAGAAG GTTCTCGAGGATGGTGTTCTTAACCCGGAGACTACCGTTGTTGCGATTTTCCCTTCCCCCATGCACTATGCTGGCCCAACTGAAGTTCAATGGCATGCAAAATCACGCATAAATGCTGGTGCAAATTTCTACATTGTGGGCAGGGACCCAGCAGGTATGAGTCACCCAATAGAGAAAAGGGACCTTTATGATGCTGACCATGGGAAGAAGGTGCTCAGTATGGCTCCAGGTCTCGAAAGGCTTAACATCCTACCGTTCAAG GTAGCTGCCTATGACAAGAAGCAGAAGAAAATGGCTTTCTTTGATCCATCCAGACATCAGGATTTTCTTTTCATCTCCGGTACAAAG ATGCGGACTCTCGCAAAGAACAGAGAGAATCCACCAGATGGCTTTATGTGCTCGGGTGGATGGGACGTATTGGTCGAGTATTATGATAGCGTGGCTCCACAGGGAGCCAACAAATTCCGCGAAGCTGTTCCGGCTTGA